A genomic region of Rhodothermales bacterium contains the following coding sequences:
- a CDS encoding Nramp family divalent metal transporter, with translation MSSRVSRLLTVLAPGLLVAATGVGAGDLATASFSGSQLGTAVLWAVVVGGVFKFVLNEGLARWQLATGTTFLAGAVTHLGPAVAWVFIPYLILWSYFVGAALMGACGVALHALMPVMEAPTAKVVFGLAASAAGLLLARRGSFQLFERTMGTLIAVMFVTVLLTAAALWPGWPAVLSGLFVPRIPEAQGEGLAWTVGLIGGVGGTVTILCYGYWIAEKGRRGLSFLRTCRLDLAVGYGATILFGIAMVIIGSTITTEGGGADLLVRLADSLELRLGPIARVVFLIGALAAVFSSLLGVWQAVPYLAADLWTRMRRIQYSDLRTTRAYRWYLWGLATVPAFGLLTPFRQAQLLYAVVGAAFLPLLAVALLLLNGRGALVGESRNGPLAVSGLAVTLLFFLWVAARSL, from the coding sequence ATGTCCAGCCGTGTCTCCCGCCTTCTCACCGTGCTTGCCCCGGGGCTGCTGGTCGCTGCGACCGGCGTCGGGGCGGGCGACCTGGCGACCGCCTCGTTCTCTGGCAGTCAGCTCGGGACCGCTGTGCTGTGGGCCGTTGTGGTCGGGGGCGTGTTCAAGTTCGTACTCAACGAGGGACTGGCACGCTGGCAACTGGCCACAGGTACCACCTTTCTCGCCGGGGCTGTCACGCACCTGGGTCCGGCCGTCGCCTGGGTCTTCATCCCGTACCTGATCCTCTGGAGCTACTTCGTGGGTGCCGCGCTGATGGGAGCGTGCGGCGTTGCCCTGCACGCCCTCATGCCTGTCATGGAGGCACCCACCGCCAAGGTCGTCTTCGGGCTGGCGGCCAGCGCTGCAGGTCTGCTTCTTGCGCGTCGGGGCAGCTTCCAATTGTTTGAACGCACCATGGGCACGCTGATCGCCGTGATGTTCGTCACCGTGCTCCTGACTGCCGCGGCCCTGTGGCCAGGGTGGCCGGCCGTGCTTTCAGGTCTGTTTGTCCCCCGGATTCCGGAGGCGCAGGGCGAGGGTCTGGCGTGGACGGTCGGGCTGATTGGCGGGGTGGGCGGCACCGTGACCATCCTCTGCTACGGATACTGGATCGCTGAGAAGGGTCGCCGAGGGCTGTCATTCCTGCGCACGTGTCGACTGGATCTCGCCGTGGGCTATGGCGCGACAATCCTGTTCGGCATCGCGATGGTGATTATCGGCAGCACAATCACCACGGAAGGAGGTGGTGCCGATCTCCTGGTGCGACTTGCCGATTCGCTGGAGTTGCGCCTGGGGCCCATCGCCCGTGTGGTCTTCCTTATTGGCGCGCTGGCCGCCGTGTTCTCGAGCCTGCTGGGGGTCTGGCAGGCCGTGCCGTATCTCGCCGCTGATCTCTGGACGCGCATGCGCCGCATTCAGTACAGCGACCTGCGCACCACGCGTGCCTATCGGTGGTATCTCTGGGGCCTCGCTACCGTGCCCGCGTTCGGTCTCCTGACGCCCTTTCGCCAGGCCCAACTGCTGTATGCGGTCGTCGGCGCAGCGTTTCTGCCCCTGCTGGCGGTGGCGCTCCTGCTCCTGAATGGACGCGGCGCGTTGGTCGGCGAATCCCGAAACGGGCCCCTGGCCGTGTCGGGACTGGCGGTGACGTTGCTGTTTTTTCTGTGGGTAGCGGCCCGCAGCCTGTAA